Genomic segment of Deltaproteobacteria bacterium:
CTTGCAGTCGAAATGACATTCTTTGTTTCGCCCAGACTTTTTGAGAAGTTACGTATCTTTATTAACTAAATTTTCTTCACTATTGAACTCTGCCTCAGTAATGGTATTTGCATCAGCATTTTTACTTTTGGCAATGACATCGATGCCAGCAGTTTGTCTTGCAAAAATTTCTACTATTGATTTTTCTGTACTGTTTAGGTTTTTATATACGGGATTTTGGTCAGATATTATTTGATCAATTTTTCGGTAACCAACTTATTCTCCATGTATTAAATTAAAACACGCTTAATTGTAATATCCATAATTAAGTTAGTAAAGCAAAAAAGACCTTTTATTATATTGTTGTACTACAACAAAAAATAGAATTATGGTCTTAAGTATAACCCACCAATTTTTGGTTTCTGACGCTCGAAAGGGGGAGACGAATAACGATTTTTCACCAAATCGCATATTTGCGTTTGGTATGACCAAATGCTAATATACTTGTATGGAGCGAACATTTTGGAAAAAGCGTATCAAGAATCTTTTAAATAAACGTACAATTTTATGGATGGCTGGTGTGCGTAGGGTTGGTAAGACAACTTTATGTCAATCAATAGAAAATGCGACTTACCTTGATTGTGAGCTTCCACGTGTTCGGCATCGTTTGGATGATCCCGAGCTATTTTTTCGTCGCCATGGTAGCGGACAAATAATTTTAGATGAGGTACATCGTTTAAGCGATCCATCACAAGTGTTAAAAATTGCCGCAGATCATTTTCCCCACATAAAAGTTATTGCTACTGGCTCATCTACTTTAGCGGCGCGACGAAAATTTCGCGATACCCTAACTGGTCGTAAAAACGTACTTTGGCTATTACCAGCTACACTTGCTGATTTACACGACTTTAAAATAACTGATATTGATAAACGCTTATTATATGGTGGTATGCCGCAATTGCTATTAGGCAAGGGGCTAAATAATGATGATTATACCGAATGGATAGACTCTTTTTGGGCTAAAGATTTACAAGAATTGTTCTCTATTGAGAAGAAGAGTGCATTCTTAAGATTTATGGAACTACTGTTCCTTCAAAGTGGTGAATTATTCGAAGCTACTCGTTTCGCTGCTGATTGTGAGGTGTCACGTCAAACTATCATTAATTATTTACAAATACTTGATACTACTTTAACCATGGTAATCATTAGACCATACTTTAGGGTTAGTGCTGCAGAGATTAAATCTCAACCAAAAGTTTATGGCTTCGATACAGGTTTTGTTGCTTATTTTCGTGAATGGGAATCAATAAATAATGAAAACCGCGGTCATTTATTAGAACACTTAGTACTTAATGAGCTTTTAGCTTATTACCCACGTCAGAGTATTTATTATTGGCGGGATAAGCAGCGACACGAAGTAGACTTTATTGTTAAGCCTAAACGCAGTAGAGAAATTTTAGCCATCGAATGTAAGGTTAATCCTAAAAAGTTTGATCCAGCTGGTATGCGTGCAATGCGTGGCCGCCATCCCCATGGAAAAAATTTAGTAGTTTGTTTAGATTTACTTGAGGCCTATCCATACCAATACGGTGATCTTGAAATTCTTTTTATGCCATATACCCAATTAGATATTACTTTAATGGCATTGTAAGATATCGTAGTGAATTATTTTTAAAAAAATGCAGTTAAACAATACAATTTAGAGATAATACTAACCCTTGCTAGTAAAACAAAGAGCGTCACGTACATGTGTTTTTAAAATTTTGCTTTGTTTTGCTGGTCCGCGTATTGCCCAAGTTACAGCGCGGGCTTGATGTGAACGCGGATGTTTAAGGTTATGGCACGGATGGATTGCATCAATAACCGCGATAACAGCATCTGCTTCAAGTTGTTGCATAAGAGCATCAGCTATTAGATTGGTAATATCTTCTTGCAGCGCAAAACGCGCTGCCGCTGTAGTAACTAAACGTGTAAGCGAGCCAAAACCAACTACGCGTTTCTTAGGAATATAGGCGATGTGAGCATAGCCAAATCCCACAGTTAAGTGGTGAGGGCATACCAAATGCACGCCAATATTAAGCAGGCAAATAGGGTCGCTACTAGTTGATATACTATTTTTTCTGATAATATTTGCTAAATTATTTTGTTC
This window contains:
- a CDS encoding ATP-binding protein, with the protein product MERTFWKKRIKNLLNKRTILWMAGVRRVGKTTLCQSIENATYLDCELPRVRHRLDDPELFFRRHGSGQIILDEVHRLSDPSQVLKIAADHFPHIKVIATGSSTLAARRKFRDTLTGRKNVLWLLPATLADLHDFKITDIDKRLLYGGMPQLLLGKGLNNDDYTEWIDSFWAKDLQELFSIEKKSAFLRFMELLFLQSGELFEATRFAADCEVSRQTIINYLQILDTTLTMVIIRPYFRVSAAEIKSQPKVYGFDTGFVAYFREWESINNENRGHLLEHLVLNELLAYYPRQSIYYWRDKQRHEVDFIVKPKRSREILAIECKVNPKKFDPAGMRAMRGRHPHGKNLVVCLDLLEAYPYQYGDLEILFMPYTQLDITLMAL
- a CDS encoding GTP cyclohydrolase I, with the translated sequence MTFKHASSNKPKKKNSTLNVKIRPNNRQVIAAFTQLLKALGVNEHPEMAETPKRAAELWLKHLLAGEQNNLANIIRKNSISTSSDPICLLNIGVHLVCPHHLTVGFGYAHIAYIPKKRVVGFGSLTRLVTTAAARFALQEDITNLIADALMQQLEADAVIAVIDAIHPCHNLKHPRSHQARAVTWAIRGPAKQSKILKTHVRDALCFTSKG